In the genome of Halictus rubicundus isolate RS-2024b chromosome 9, iyHalRubi1_principal, whole genome shotgun sequence, one region contains:
- the LOC143357279 gene encoding PX domain-containing protein kinase-like protein isoform X3, with protein MALFEKRYTNKVLLDDTEKLSSVIENARAIDGHTEYVIRTQRGPLPDKFWRVSRRYNDFLQLNAALSISGIDLYLPPKKIIGNMEPDFVTQRQVALQNFLNKILMNPILASSLPMKKFLDPENYTAPLHEIALQQVSLALRSEANYEVGKAIPDMGWRLRKHYYTVKNRQNPKQELLLAWVEFGPDKHLQDKDMQGIFKSLGTLKHNYIEPIVYQHVTENGALMIRNFYQTGTLRDTLCVTKPKQPFIKKYGNPKQTKSLTVPEIAMYGYQILEALGFLHEKGLPYGHLHTGNILLTQRCAKLLDVENGLLGLPAFYRPYVVQRRKLHATTQVDVYSFGHVLYEMAFGRPLLEATCSELPYCEANLKNLLEVILSPEDVKQDLPTVSYLLDHPFFESARRGALAIGSVEKPHFKLSSHLKQALQDAVNKAELRLKDEQKVARHQKRLVKVQEKMSSDEEMKKRKQKLKKEQKLAQEQRAGNQLSTNGLKQVNGKSPERSDSPTSTSTATSVGTLTPPSLPGHKS; from the exons ATGGCTTTATTCGAGAAACGATACACGAATAAAGTGCTACTAGATGATACAGAGAAGCTGTCAAGCGTCATTGAAAATGCAAGAGCTATCGACGGTCACACG GAGTATGTGATCAGAACACAAAGAGGTCCATTACCAGACAAATTTTGGCGAGTCAGCAGACGCTACAATGACTTCTTACAGCTCAATGCAGCTTTATCAATATCAGGCATTGACCTGTACCTTCCTCCAAAGAAAATCATTGGTAATATGGAACCAGATTTTGTAACTCAGCGTCAAGTAGCACTACAG aattttctaaacaaaataCTAATGAATCCTATATTGGCATCGTCCCTTCCcatgaaaaaatttttagatCCGGAAAATTACACAGCACCGTTACATG AAATAGCTCTGCAACAGGTGTCACTAGCTTTACGCAGCGAAGCAAATTATGAAGTTGGTAAAGCCATTCCTGATATGGGATGGCGGTTGAGAAAGCATTATTACACGGTCAAAAATCGTCAGAATCCCAAGCAAGAATTGCTGCTTGCATGGGTAGAATTTGGCCCGGATAAACACCTGCAGGACAAAGATATGCAGGGTATTTTCAAAAGTTTAGGCACCCTAAAACATAACTATATAGAACCAATTGTGTACCAACATGTGACGGAGAACGGAGCTCTAATGATAAGAAACTTTTATCAAACTGGTACACTGCGTGACACTTTGTGCGTAACTAAACCGAAGCAACCGTTCATAAAGAAGTATGGAAATCCGAAACAAACCAAATCGTTAACAGTGCCTGAAATTGCAATGTATGGTTACCAG ATTTTGGAAGCTTTAGGATTTCTTCATGAGAAAGGTCTGCCATATGGGCACTTGCATACGGGCAACATTCTTCTAACTCAAAGATGTGCTAAATTATTAGACGTAGAAAATGGTTTGCTAGGTTTGCCTGCATTTTATCGGCCCTACGTTGTACAGAGGCGTAAACTTCACGCCACG ACTCAAGTGGACGTCTACTCGTTTGGGCATGTGCTGTATGAAATGGCATTTGGAAGGCCACTTTTAGAAGCGACGTGCTCCGAATTACCATACTGCGAGGCAAATCTAAAGAATCTGCTCGAAGTGATCTTGTCGCCAGAAGATGTGAAACAAGATCTACCAACAGTATCATACTTGCTGGACCACCCGTTCTTCGAATCGGCCAGACGCGGTGCGCTGGCGATTGGGTCCGTGGAGAAGCCACACTTTAAGTTAAGTAGTCATTTAAAGCAAGCTCTTCAGGATGCGGTCAACAAAGCAGAGCTAAGACTGAAAGACGAACAAAAAGTGGCCAGACATCAAAAGAGGCTTGTTAAAGTCCAAGAGAAGATGAGTTCGGACGAAGAGATGAAAAAACGGAAACAGAAACTG AAAAAGGAACAAAAATTGGCACAAGAA
- the Rchy1 gene encoding ring finger and CHY zinc finger domain containing 1 isoform X1, with protein sequence MEKRRRRRRKRQEFRDQQDTMESNDEARTIGERASTSKEEEPSSDGTAGHDYGCKHYKRKSKFVTPCCNKVYTCRFCHDERETHTVNRKEVTELICVLCDTRQPVQATCQNCHCRFGKYTCLVCNLFDDEDRNQYHCDGCGICRVGGRARFFHCAKCNMCLPVQLQNGHTCVENVSHANCPVCLEDIHTSRIPCHIPECGHLLHRPCFEELLHSGHYACPICQVSLLDMTDLWRFLDMEVSLTPMPEEYRDYKVDILCKDCHEESTVKFHVVGLKCLNCGSYNTCRVKGSPSPADPETLDETAGGSTNTGDEEKSQRQNSEY encoded by the exons ATGGAAAAAAGGAGACGGCGGAGGAGAAAGAGGCAGGAATTTCGGGATCAACAAGACACGATGGAGAGTAACGACGAAGCGCGGACCATCGGCGAACGCGCGTCCACGTCCAAGGAGGAAGAACCGTCTTCCGACGGGACCGCCGGCCACGATTACGGCTGCAAGCACTACAAGCGAAAGTCCAAGTTCGTG ACGCCCTGTTGCAACAAGGTGTACACGTGTCGATTCTGCCACGACGAACGGGAGACCCACACGGTGAACAGAAAGGAAGTCACGGAGCTGATATGCGTCCTGTGCGATACCCGTCAGCCGGTACAAGCCACTTGCCAGAACTGTCACTGCCGGTTCGGCAAATACACGTGTCTCGTGTGCAATCTCTTCGACGACGAAGACAGGAATCAGTACCACTGCGATGGCTGCGGGATATGTCGGGTTGGCGGTCGAGCCCGATTTTTCCACTGTGCCAAGTGCAACATGTGTTTGCCGGTTCAGTTGCAAAATGGACACACG TGCGTGGAAAATGTTTCGCATGCAAATTGCCCTGTCTGTCTGGAGGACATTCACACGAGTCGCATACCCTGTCACATTCCAGAATGTGGTCATTTACTGCATCGCCCTTGTTTCGAGGAGCTGTTACATTCAGGACATTACGCATGCCCCATTTGCCAAGTGTCTCTTCTAGATATGACTGACTTATGGAGATTTTTAGACATGGAAGTGTCATTAACACCAATGCCAGAAGAATATAGAGATTATAAAGTTGATATTCTCTGTAAAGACTGCCACGAG GAGTCGACAGTAAAGTTTCACGTTGTAGGTTTGAAATGTTTAAATTGTGGAAGTTACAATACCTGCAGAGTCAAAGGATCTCCTTCACCAG CAGATCCTGAAACGTTGGACGAAACAGCCGGCGGCAGCACGAATACGGGCGACGAAGAGAAATCGCAACGTCAGAACTCCGAGTATTAA
- the Rchy1 gene encoding ring finger and CHY zinc finger domain containing 1 isoform X2 — MEKRRRRRRKRQEFRDQQDTMESNDEARTIGERASTSKEEEPSSDGTAGHDYGCKHYKRKSKFVTPCCNKVYTCRFCHDERETHTVNRKEVTELICVLCDTRQPVQATCQNCHCRFGKYTCLVCNLFDDEDRNQYHCDGCGICRVGGRARFFHCAKCNMCLPVQLQNGHTCVENVSHANCPVCLEDIHTSRIPCHIPECGHLLHRPCFEELLHSGHYACPICQVSLLDMTDLWRFLDMEVSLTPMPEEYRDYKVDILCKDCHEESTVKFHVVGLKCLNCGSYNTCRVKGSPSPDPETLDETAGGSTNTGDEEKSQRQNSEY; from the exons ATGGAAAAAAGGAGACGGCGGAGGAGAAAGAGGCAGGAATTTCGGGATCAACAAGACACGATGGAGAGTAACGACGAAGCGCGGACCATCGGCGAACGCGCGTCCACGTCCAAGGAGGAAGAACCGTCTTCCGACGGGACCGCCGGCCACGATTACGGCTGCAAGCACTACAAGCGAAAGTCCAAGTTCGTG ACGCCCTGTTGCAACAAGGTGTACACGTGTCGATTCTGCCACGACGAACGGGAGACCCACACGGTGAACAGAAAGGAAGTCACGGAGCTGATATGCGTCCTGTGCGATACCCGTCAGCCGGTACAAGCCACTTGCCAGAACTGTCACTGCCGGTTCGGCAAATACACGTGTCTCGTGTGCAATCTCTTCGACGACGAAGACAGGAATCAGTACCACTGCGATGGCTGCGGGATATGTCGGGTTGGCGGTCGAGCCCGATTTTTCCACTGTGCCAAGTGCAACATGTGTTTGCCGGTTCAGTTGCAAAATGGACACACG TGCGTGGAAAATGTTTCGCATGCAAATTGCCCTGTCTGTCTGGAGGACATTCACACGAGTCGCATACCCTGTCACATTCCAGAATGTGGTCATTTACTGCATCGCCCTTGTTTCGAGGAGCTGTTACATTCAGGACATTACGCATGCCCCATTTGCCAAGTGTCTCTTCTAGATATGACTGACTTATGGAGATTTTTAGACATGGAAGTGTCATTAACACCAATGCCAGAAGAATATAGAGATTATAAAGTTGATATTCTCTGTAAAGACTGCCACGAG GAGTCGACAGTAAAGTTTCACGTTGTAGGTTTGAAATGTTTAAATTGTGGAAGTTACAATACCTGCAGAGTCAAAGGATCTCCTTCACCAG ATCCTGAAACGTTGGACGAAACAGCCGGCGGCAGCACGAATACGGGCGACGAAGAGAAATCGCAACGTCAGAACTCCGAGTATTAA